A single genomic interval of Alistipes provencensis harbors:
- a CDS encoding outer membrane protein assembly factor BamD, whose amino-acid sequence MKQTFLYALCGLAAAIILGGCSGMNALLKSGKPELIYSKAMEYYQKEKWQRASTLFEGAQYYYAGTPTEDSISFFNARCKFKNRDYDTASTLLDDFRRKFGRSAFIEDAEGMYALCFYYLSPGPSRDQTMTGHALIAINEFMSRYPNSDRVEDFKKINAELTERLHDKAYINAYTYYKIGRYKSAIVALKNALKQYPESKHREEIMYLIVDASYRFASNSVRDKQTDRYLTMLDSYLSFKEEFPESSHIKEIDRMAKNARDYLDRNNKDNNI is encoded by the coding sequence ATGAAGCAGACTTTTTTATACGCCCTTTGCGGACTGGCGGCCGCGATCATCCTCGGAGGGTGTTCTGGTATGAACGCCCTGCTGAAAAGCGGAAAGCCCGAACTGATTTACAGCAAGGCGATGGAGTACTACCAGAAGGAGAAGTGGCAGCGCGCCTCGACCCTCTTCGAAGGGGCCCAGTACTACTATGCCGGCACCCCGACCGAAGACAGCATCTCGTTCTTCAACGCCCGCTGCAAGTTCAAGAACCGCGACTACGACACGGCGTCGACCCTGCTGGACGACTTCCGCCGCAAGTTCGGCCGCAGCGCGTTCATCGAGGATGCCGAAGGCATGTACGCGCTCTGCTTCTACTACCTCTCGCCGGGACCTTCGCGCGACCAGACGATGACGGGCCATGCGCTGATCGCCATCAACGAGTTCATGTCGCGCTATCCGAACAGCGACCGCGTCGAGGATTTCAAGAAGATCAACGCCGAACTCACCGAGCGGCTGCACGACAAAGCCTACATCAACGCCTACACTTATTATAAGATCGGGCGCTACAAATCGGCCATCGTGGCGCTGAAGAACGCCCTGAAGCAATACCCCGAGAGCAAGCACCGCGAGGAGATCATGTATCTGATCGTCGACGCCAGCTACCGCTTCGCCAGCAACTCGGTCCGCGACAAGCAGACCGACCGCTACCTGACGATGTTGGACTCCTACCTCTCGTTCAAGGAGGAGTTCCCCGAATCGTCGCACATCAAGGAGATAGACCGCATGGCCAAGAACGCCCGCGACTACCTCGACCGCAATAACAAAGACAACAACATATAA
- a CDS encoding TonB-dependent receptor has protein sequence MKQYVLSALVVCLHIAGMLGAEAPRKSTDANLFGHVVDRETHEHIPYASVAVVGTAFGTTTDASGHYFLKNLPEGELTLEVRALGYASKRMSVTLKRGETLELNFEVAQNGISMDEVVVSASRSATLRREAPALVSVFDAKLFERANAACLAQGLSFQPGVRVEDDCQNCGFMQVRINGLDGHYSQILVDSHPVFSALTGVYGLEQIPANMIERVEVLRGGGSALFGSSAIGGTINIITKEPTRSSAQLSHTLTSLGGSNSYDNSTMLNASIVSESGRAGISVFGQSRHRSGYDHDGDGFTELPVINSQSVGMRSYFRTGAYSRITAQYHHIDEYRRGGDQLNRPPHEVFVAEQTDHAIDGGSLSFDLSSADRSNRFNAYASFQNTARKSYYGGKQDLDAYGTTHDLTAAAGVQYVHAFRKLLFMPSELTLGAEYSFDELEDRSIGYDIDTDQTVHIVGGYLQNEWKTKKWSLLVGGRLDKHNLVDHVIFSPRANIRFNPLESVNLRVSYAGGYRAPQAFDEDMHIAIVGGERVRIRLADDLKEERSHSVSLSADLYHTFGSVQTNLLVEGFYTKLEDVFALRDIEDTADGGKIKERYNGSGATVRGLNVEGRAAFTRWFELQAGMTWQRSRYSEPEQWSEDAEVPPVTRMFRTPDLYGYFTASLKPLRNFTADVTGTCTGEMLVQHMAGSGVDQDVAVTTPTFCDVNLRLAYDLRIYKEITLQLYGGVQNLFNAYQKDFDKGAERDSGYVYGPSMPRSWFVGAKISF, from the coding sequence ATGAAACAATATGTTTTGTCGGCACTCGTCGTGTGCCTGCACATTGCCGGCATGCTGGGCGCCGAGGCGCCGCGCAAAAGCACCGATGCCAACCTTTTCGGCCATGTGGTGGACCGTGAAACCCACGAACACATTCCCTATGCTTCGGTGGCCGTAGTCGGTACGGCCTTCGGTACGACGACCGACGCTTCGGGACATTATTTCCTGAAAAACCTGCCCGAAGGGGAGCTGACGCTCGAGGTCCGCGCCTTGGGCTATGCCTCGAAACGGATGTCCGTCACGCTGAAGCGCGGCGAGACGCTGGAACTGAATTTCGAAGTGGCGCAGAACGGCATCTCGATGGACGAGGTGGTCGTCTCGGCGAGCCGTTCGGCGACGCTGCGGCGCGAAGCCCCGGCGCTGGTGAGTGTGTTCGACGCCAAGTTGTTCGAACGGGCCAATGCCGCCTGTCTGGCGCAGGGCCTTTCGTTTCAGCCCGGCGTGCGCGTCGAGGACGACTGCCAGAACTGCGGCTTCATGCAGGTGCGCATCAACGGCCTCGACGGCCACTATTCGCAGATACTGGTCGATTCTCACCCGGTTTTTTCGGCCCTGACGGGCGTTTACGGACTGGAGCAGATTCCGGCCAACATGATCGAGCGGGTCGAGGTGCTGCGCGGCGGCGGCTCGGCGCTCTTCGGGTCGTCGGCCATCGGCGGCACGATCAACATTATTACCAAGGAGCCGACGCGCAGTTCTGCCCAGTTGTCGCACACGCTGACCTCGCTCGGAGGCAGCAATTCCTATGACAACTCGACGATGCTCAACGCCTCGATCGTCTCCGAAAGCGGTCGCGCGGGCATCAGCGTCTTCGGCCAGAGCCGCCACCGTTCGGGTTATGATCACGACGGCGACGGCTTCACCGAACTGCCCGTCATCAACAGCCAGTCGGTCGGCATGCGCTCCTATTTCCGCACGGGGGCCTATTCGCGCATCACGGCGCAGTACCACCACATCGACGAATACCGCCGGGGCGGTGACCAGTTGAACCGGCCTCCCCACGAGGTCTTCGTCGCCGAACAGACCGACCATGCGATCGACGGCGGAAGCCTCTCGTTCGACCTCTCGTCGGCCGACCGCAGCAACCGTTTCAATGCCTATGCTTCGTTCCAGAACACCGCGCGCAAGAGCTACTACGGCGGTAAACAGGACCTCGACGCTTACGGCACGACGCACGACCTGACCGCGGCGGCCGGCGTGCAGTATGTTCATGCCTTCCGCAAGTTGCTGTTTATGCCTTCGGAGCTGACGCTGGGCGCCGAATACAGTTTCGACGAACTCGAGGACCGCTCGATCGGCTACGACATCGACACCGATCAGACGGTGCATATCGTGGGCGGTTACCTGCAGAACGAGTGGAAAACCAAGAAGTGGTCGCTGCTCGTCGGCGGACGTCTCGACAAGCATAACTTGGTGGATCATGTGATCTTCAGCCCCCGGGCCAACATCCGCTTCAACCCCTTGGAGTCGGTGAACCTGCGGGTGAGCTATGCCGGGGGCTACCGCGCCCCGCAGGCTTTCGACGAGGACATGCACATCGCCATCGTGGGCGGCGAGCGGGTCCGCATCCGCCTCGCGGACGATCTGAAAGAGGAGCGTTCCCACAGCGTGAGCCTCTCGGCCGACCTCTACCACACTTTCGGAAGCGTGCAGACCAACCTGCTCGTCGAGGGTTTCTATACCAAGCTGGAAGACGTGTTCGCCCTGCGGGATATCGAGGATACGGCCGACGGCGGCAAGATCAAGGAACGCTACAACGGTTCGGGCGCCACGGTGCGCGGACTGAACGTCGAGGGGCGGGCGGCCTTCACCCGCTGGTTCGAACTGCAGGCGGGGATGACGTGGCAGCGGAGCCGTTACTCCGAACCCGAACAGTGGAGCGAGGATGCCGAGGTGCCTCCCGTGACCCGGATGTTCCGGACCCCCGACCTTTACGGTTATTTCACGGCGTCGCTCAAACCGCTGCGCAACTTCACGGCCGATGTGACCGGCACCTGCACGGGCGAGATGCTCGTGCAGCACATGGCCGGGTCGGGCGTGGATCAGGACGTGGCGGTCACCACGCCGACGTTCTGCGACGTCAACCTGCGTCTGGCCTACGACCTGCGCATTTACAAGGAGATTACCCTCCAGCTTTACGGCGGCGTACAGAACCTCTTCAACGCCTACCAGAAGGATTTCGACAAGGGTGCCGAGCGCGACTCGGGCTATGTCTACGGTCCCTCGATGCCCCGGAGCTGGTTCGTCGGTGCGAAGATCAGCTTCTGA
- the cls gene encoding cardiolipin synthase, translated as MYTLLTIHLLWTLGAGLVITRRQRIPASAAVWLALVFLLPVAGTLLYILAGYRRPIPPSEGSAYRGDAVEQIVARGCGTATTRHNRVELLHNGNNAFASLIAALQHATRSIHMEYYIIRDDRIGRTIAEILIRKARAGLEVRVIYDAVGSWRLSRATLRRMHEAGIRTAAFEPVRFPWFTTRTARRNHRKIVVTDGKTAYLGGINIAKYYLDGDYMGKWRDEHLRIEGDAVADLQRLFIADWARATRECLDPRGYIAPHRIRQRLPIQLAWSEEGPSRLTIAEAFAAAIVRARERVRICSPYFLPPVMILDALRLAARSGIRVEVMIPTCSDSPFSDLVSDSYVGDLLDAGVELYRYDNGFLHAKLVIVDEALASVGTANMDYRSLTDNLEVTAFIRGREVVRELAATFDNDLASCRRITRREWRPPLWRRTLGDVLRLVSPLM; from the coding sequence ATGTATACCCTCCTCACCATCCATCTGTTATGGACGCTCGGCGCGGGGCTGGTCATCACGCGCCGGCAGCGAATACCCGCCTCGGCGGCCGTCTGGCTGGCCTTGGTTTTCCTGCTTCCCGTGGCCGGCACCCTGTTATATATACTGGCCGGATACCGCCGCCCGATACCTCCGTCCGAAGGTTCCGCTTACAGAGGCGATGCCGTGGAGCAGATCGTCGCCCGGGGATGCGGAACAGCCACCACGCGGCACAACCGCGTCGAACTGCTGCACAACGGCAACAATGCCTTCGCGTCGCTCATCGCCGCCCTGCAGCACGCCACCCGCTCGATCCACATGGAGTACTACATCATCCGCGACGACCGCATCGGCCGCACCATCGCCGAGATACTGATTCGCAAGGCCCGTGCCGGGCTGGAGGTACGGGTCATCTACGACGCCGTGGGCTCGTGGCGGCTGAGCCGCGCGACGCTGCGGCGCATGCACGAAGCAGGGATTCGCACCGCGGCTTTCGAGCCGGTCCGCTTCCCGTGGTTCACCACGCGCACCGCACGCCGCAACCACCGCAAGATCGTCGTTACGGACGGAAAAACCGCCTATCTGGGTGGCATAAATATTGCGAAATACTACCTCGACGGAGATTACATGGGCAAGTGGCGCGACGAGCACCTTCGCATCGAGGGCGACGCCGTCGCGGACCTGCAGCGACTCTTCATCGCCGACTGGGCGCGGGCCACCCGGGAGTGTCTCGACCCGCGCGGATACATCGCCCCTCACCGCATCCGGCAACGGCTGCCGATCCAACTGGCGTGGTCCGAAGAGGGCCCTTCGCGGCTGACCATTGCCGAGGCGTTCGCGGCGGCCATCGTCCGGGCCCGGGAACGGGTGCGCATCTGTTCGCCCTACTTCCTGCCCCCGGTGATGATCCTCGACGCCCTGCGGCTGGCAGCCCGGAGCGGCATCCGGGTCGAAGTGATGATCCCGACGTGCAGCGACTCCCCGTTCTCGGACCTCGTGTCCGACTCCTACGTCGGGGACCTGCTCGACGCCGGGGTCGAACTCTACCGCTACGACAACGGATTCCTGCACGCCAAACTGGTGATCGTCGACGAAGCGCTGGCCTCGGTGGGCACCGCGAACATGGACTACCGCAGCCTGACGGACAACCTCGAGGTCACGGCCTTCATCCGCGGCCGGGAGGTGGTCCGAGAGCTGGCCGCGACCTTCGACAACGACCTCGCCTCCTGCCGGCGCATCACGCGCCGGGAGTGGCGGCCCCCGCTGTGGCGCCGGACGCTGGGCGACGTGCTCCGGCTCGTGTCACCCCTGATGTGA
- the greA gene encoding transcription elongation factor GreA, producing MAKEIIYLTAEGYKKLKDELDQLRSVERPAISAAIAEARDKGDLSENAEYDAAREAQGLLEMRIAKLEDTIANARVIDETKIDKSKVQILSKVTLLNHNTHKEMTYTIVAEHEANLREGKLAIGTPIAKALLGRKKGDRVDVDVPAGTIHFEILDISI from the coding sequence ATGGCAAAAGAGATTATTTATCTGACAGCGGAGGGTTACAAAAAACTCAAGGATGAGCTCGACCAATTGCGTTCCGTCGAGCGTCCGGCGATTTCGGCGGCGATCGCCGAAGCGCGTGACAAGGGTGACCTTTCGGAGAACGCCGAGTATGACGCTGCCCGCGAGGCGCAGGGTCTGCTGGAGATGCGTATCGCCAAGCTGGAGGATACGATCGCCAATGCGCGCGTGATCGACGAGACGAAGATCGACAAGAGCAAAGTGCAGATACTGAGTAAGGTGACGCTCCTGAACCACAACACCCACAAGGAGATGACCTACACGATCGTCGCCGAGCACGAGGCCAATCTGCGCGAAGGCAAGCTGGCCATCGGCACGCCGATCGCCAAGGCGCTGCTGGGCCGCAAGAAGGGCGACCGCGTGGATGTGGACGTGCCTGCGGGTACGATTCATTTCGAGATCCTCGACATCAGCATCTGA
- the gcvH gene encoding glycine cleavage system protein GcvH, with amino-acid sequence MNVPANLKYSSDHEWCRIEGDTAVIGITDFAQSQLGDIVFVDVPTVGETLAAGEVFGTIEAVKTVSDAFLPVGGEIVEFNDAVDADPAIVNKDAYGEGWLVKVKMSDPAEYDALLSAADYEKLIG; translated from the coding sequence ATGAACGTACCTGCAAATCTGAAATACTCCAGCGACCACGAGTGGTGCCGCATCGAGGGCGACACGGCCGTTATCGGCATTACCGATTTCGCACAGAGCCAACTGGGAGACATCGTATTCGTCGATGTTCCGACCGTCGGCGAGACGCTCGCCGCAGGCGAGGTATTCGGCACGATCGAGGCCGTGAAGACCGTGAGCGACGCTTTCCTTCCGGTGGGCGGTGAGATCGTGGAGTTCAACGACGCCGTAGACGCCGACCCCGCCATCGTCAACAAGGACGCTTACGGCGAAGGCTGGCTCGTCAAGGTCAAGATGTCCGATCCGGCCGAATACGACGCCTTGCTCAGCGCCGCCGATTACGAAAAGCTGATCGGCTAA
- the coaBC gene encoding bifunctional phosphopantothenoylcysteine decarboxylase/phosphopantothenate--cysteine ligase CoaBC, with protein sequence MASEGVANSPLAGKHILLGITGSIAAYKAAVLCRLLKTAGADVRVVMTPLAKQFITPLTMATLSKNPILVEFFDPENGAWNSHVSLGEWADCYLIAPATANTLAKMAGGIADNLLLTTYLSARCPVAVAPAMDLDMYAHEATQQNLRTLAQRGVRIVEPGEGELASGLTGKGRMAEPDRIAAFVGELLREKKKSLQGKRLIVTAGATIEAIDPVRFISNHSSGKMGYAIAGELASRGAEVTLVTGRTSLPTPAGVGRVDVLSAAEMYDAAVRAFEGADGAVMCAAVADYTPDSVSETKIKKCDGDMCITLRRTRDIAAELGAHKGSRLLVGFALETHDEEAHAEAKLTKKNFDFIVLNSLRDAGAGFRGDTNKVTFIDRAGREELPLMPKHEVAARIADKIETIIK encoded by the coding sequence ATGGCATCCGAAGGCGTTGCGAATTCCCCGCTGGCGGGGAAACACATACTGCTGGGCATCACGGGTAGCATAGCGGCCTACAAGGCTGCCGTGCTTTGTCGTTTATTGAAGACGGCAGGCGCCGATGTGCGCGTGGTGATGACCCCCTTGGCCAAGCAGTTCATCACGCCGCTGACGATGGCCACACTCTCGAAAAACCCCATCCTCGTCGAATTTTTCGACCCGGAAAACGGCGCGTGGAACTCCCATGTGTCGCTGGGCGAATGGGCGGACTGCTACCTGATCGCTCCCGCCACGGCCAACACGCTGGCCAAGATGGCCGGCGGCATCGCCGACAACCTGCTGCTGACGACCTATCTTTCGGCGCGCTGCCCGGTCGCCGTGGCTCCCGCTATGGATCTGGACATGTATGCCCACGAAGCCACGCAGCAAAATCTCCGGACACTCGCCCAGCGCGGCGTCCGCATCGTCGAGCCCGGCGAAGGCGAACTGGCCAGCGGGCTGACGGGCAAGGGCCGCATGGCCGAACCCGACCGGATCGCCGCATTCGTCGGCGAACTTCTCCGCGAAAAAAAAAAGAGTCTGCAAGGTAAACGGCTGATCGTCACGGCAGGAGCCACGATCGAAGCCATCGACCCCGTGCGGTTCATCTCGAACCACTCCTCGGGCAAGATGGGCTATGCCATTGCCGGGGAGCTGGCCTCCCGAGGCGCCGAGGTGACGCTCGTCACAGGCCGCACCTCGCTGCCGACACCCGCGGGCGTCGGGCGCGTGGACGTGCTCTCGGCCGCCGAGATGTACGACGCCGCGGTCCGGGCTTTCGAAGGGGCCGACGGGGCTGTCATGTGCGCCGCCGTTGCCGACTACACCCCCGACAGCGTTTCGGAGACCAAGATCAAGAAATGCGACGGCGATATGTGCATCACCCTGCGCCGCACGCGCGACATCGCCGCCGAACTGGGGGCGCACAAAGGCAGCCGCCTGCTGGTGGGATTCGCCTTGGAGACCCACGACGAGGAGGCGCATGCCGAGGCCAAGCTCACGAAGAAGAATTTCGACTTCATCGTGCTCAACTCGCTGCGCGACGCCGGGGCCGGATTCCGCGGCGACACCAACAAGGTAACTTTCATCGACCGCGCAGGCCGCGAAGAGCTGCCCCTGATGCCCAAGCACGAAGTCGCCGCACGCATTGCCGACAAAATCGAAACAATAATAAAATAA
- a CDS encoding porin family protein, whose translation MKHLVFTLLAALLVSGAASAQRLMVGVRGGVNFADYSFVPTHIGDIRFTPGSPRAGYDVGFVLRLNLSKHLHLQSELDYAFVNYSVRAKNAGNAGSRRLTLRTERFEIPVQLGFQFGVLRLFGGALFRVTDSEHSSSPQLLRIGFNNGDVGIMGGLGFNVRKFFIDFRISGYPRSRVWHDFTSDGVSRRVKVPHDIVYGGSVGFFF comes from the coding sequence ATGAAACACCTTGTCTTCACCCTCCTCGCCGCGCTCCTCGTTTCGGGCGCGGCCTCTGCCCAACGCCTGATGGTCGGCGTGCGCGGCGGAGTCAACTTCGCCGACTACTCGTTCGTCCCGACACACATCGGCGACATCCGCTTCACACCGGGCTCTCCGCGGGCAGGTTACGACGTGGGCTTCGTCCTGCGGCTCAACCTCTCGAAGCACCTCCACCTGCAATCGGAGCTGGATTACGCCTTCGTCAACTACTCCGTGCGGGCCAAAAATGCCGGGAACGCCGGGAGCCGCCGCCTGACGCTGCGCACCGAACGGTTCGAAATCCCCGTCCAGTTGGGATTTCAGTTCGGGGTGCTGCGTCTGTTCGGCGGCGCACTGTTCCGCGTCACGGACTCCGAGCACAGCAGTTCCCCGCAACTGCTCCGGATCGGCTTCAACAACGGCGACGTCGGGATCATGGGCGGCCTTGGCTTCAACGTCCGCAAATTCTTCATCGACTTCCGCATCTCGGGTTACCCCCGCTCGCGGGTATGGCACGATTTCACGTCGGACGGCGTCTCGCGCCGTGTCAAAGTACCCCATGACATCGTCTACGGCGGGTCCGTCGGTTTCTTTTTCTGA
- a CDS encoding biotin--[acetyl-CoA-carboxylase] ligase has product MIYRIEETTSTNDDARDAKYRHGDIVWAERQTAGRGQRGHSWTSPEGQNLTFSLVLEPRFLPVGEQFLLSEAVALALTDTFAQVGIETRIKWTNDIYAGNRKLVGILIEHSYSGPTLARTVVGIGINVNQTEFDPALPNPVSMAVAAGRTFDRSEVLETFRERLEARYTQLERGDAEALQRDYRERMYGLDERRTFRYPDGTPFEAAIEGVRPSGELLLRHSDGSLREYLFKEVEFVLK; this is encoded by the coding sequence ATGATCTACCGCATCGAAGAGACGACCTCCACCAACGACGACGCCCGCGACGCGAAATACCGCCACGGCGACATCGTCTGGGCCGAACGGCAGACCGCCGGGCGCGGCCAGCGGGGGCACTCGTGGACGAGCCCCGAGGGGCAGAACCTCACCTTTTCACTGGTACTCGAACCCCGGTTCCTGCCCGTCGGGGAGCAGTTCCTGCTGTCGGAAGCCGTGGCGCTGGCGCTCACGGACACCTTCGCGCAGGTAGGCATCGAAACCCGCATCAAATGGACCAACGACATCTATGCCGGAAACCGGAAACTCGTCGGCATCCTGATCGAACACAGTTACTCGGGACCGACGCTCGCCCGCACGGTCGTCGGGATCGGCATCAACGTCAACCAGACGGAGTTCGACCCGGCGCTTCCGAATCCCGTGTCGATGGCCGTCGCCGCGGGCCGTACGTTCGACCGCAGCGAGGTGCTCGAAACCTTCCGCGAACGGCTCGAAGCCCGCTACACACAGCTCGAGCGGGGCGATGCCGAAGCCTTGCAGCGCGACTACCGCGAACGCATGTACGGGCTGGACGAGCGCCGCACTTTCCGCTACCCCGACGGCACACCGTTCGAGGCCGCAATCGAGGGCGTCCGGCCCTCGGGCGAACTGCTTCTGCGCCACAGCGACGGCTCGCTCCGGGAATACCTGTTCAAAGAGGTGGAATTCGTATTAAAATAA
- the mdh gene encoding malate dehydrogenase: protein MSKVTVVGAGAVGATCANVMACREVASEVVLIDIKEGLSEGKMLDMYQCSTLMDFDTKLVGATNDYKMTANSDVVVITSGIPRKPGMTREELIGTNAGIMKGVIENVTKYSPRAIIIVVANPMDTLTYLALKASGLPKNRIIGMGGALDSSRFKCYLAKATGANINNVDGMVIGGHGDTTMIPLVSKATVNGVPVSQFASKKKLEEAVANTMVGGATLTKLIGTSAWYAPGAAAAMMVEAILNDQKKMVPCCCYLDGEYGQKDICIGVPAIIGRKGIEKIVKIDLTKEEAEKFAASADAVRKTNNVLHEIKAL from the coding sequence ATGTCTAAAGTTACTGTCGTAGGTGCAGGCGCCGTGGGCGCAACCTGTGCAAACGTAATGGCTTGCCGCGAAGTGGCGAGCGAAGTGGTCCTCATCGACATCAAGGAGGGTCTCTCGGAGGGCAAGATGCTGGACATGTACCAGTGCTCGACGCTGATGGATTTCGACACGAAGCTCGTCGGTGCGACCAACGACTATAAGATGACCGCCAACTCGGACGTCGTAGTCATCACCTCGGGCATTCCCCGCAAGCCGGGCATGACCCGCGAGGAGCTGATCGGCACCAACGCCGGCATCATGAAGGGTGTGATCGAAAACGTCACCAAGTACTCGCCCCGCGCCATCATCATCGTGGTAGCCAACCCGATGGACACGCTGACCTATCTGGCCCTGAAGGCTTCGGGACTCCCGAAGAACCGCATCATCGGCATGGGCGGCGCACTGGACTCGTCGCGCTTCAAGTGTTATCTGGCCAAGGCTACCGGCGCCAACATCAACAACGTCGACGGCATGGTCATCGGCGGCCACGGCGACACGACGATGATTCCGCTCGTATCGAAGGCTACCGTGAACGGCGTTCCCGTTTCGCAGTTCGCATCGAAGAAGAAGCTCGAGGAGGCTGTCGCCAACACGATGGTCGGCGGCGCCACGCTGACCAAACTCATCGGCACGTCGGCTTGGTATGCTCCGGGAGCCGCAGCAGCGATGATGGTCGAGGCTATCCTCAACGACCAGAAGAAGATGGTTCCCTGCTGCTGCTACCTCGACGGCGAGTACGGCCAGAAGGACATCTGCATCGGCGTTCCCGCGATCATCGGCCGCAAGGGCATCGAGAAGATCGTGAAGATCGACCTCACGAAAGAGGAGGCCGAGAAATTCGCCGCTTCGGCCGACGCCGTTCGCAAGACGAACAACGTCCTCCACGAGATCAAGGCGCTCTAA
- a CDS encoding DNA-directed RNA polymerase subunit omega: MEIKKNIPNNTITRKLVDLDSETGNIYESVNIIARRANQIATELKTELNRKLADFSSPTDTMEETFENREQIEISRYYERLPKPVIIATEEFIDHELVFKEGKDGEMKVI; this comes from the coding sequence ATGGAAATCAAGAAGAACATTCCCAACAACACCATCACGCGCAAGCTGGTGGATCTGGACTCGGAAACGGGCAACATCTACGAGAGCGTAAACATCATCGCCCGCCGTGCCAACCAGATCGCAACCGAACTCAAGACCGAGCTCAACCGCAAGCTCGCCGATTTCTCGTCGCCCACCGACACCATGGAGGAGACCTTCGAGAACCGCGAGCAGATCGAGATCTCGCGTTACTACGAGCGCCTGCCCAAGCCGGTGATCATCGCCACCGAGGAGTTCATCGACCACGAACTGGTCTTCAAGGAGGGCAAGGACGGCGAGATGAAGGTGATCTAA